One stretch of Phycisphaerae bacterium DNA includes these proteins:
- a CDS encoding IPTL-CTERM sorting domain-containing protein yields MGKIPAASEWGLAVLALMLLVAGKLYFGRQVQPVRV; encoded by the coding sequence ATCGGGAAGATCCCGGCGGCGTCGGAATGGGGCCTGGCCGTACTGGCATTGATGCTGCTGGTGGCCGGGAAGCTGTACTTCGGACGCCAGGTTCAGCCTGTGCGGGTCTAG